The Brassica napus cultivar Da-Ae unplaced genomic scaffold, Da-Ae ScsIHWf_2270;HRSCAF=2925, whole genome shotgun sequence genomic sequence aagagagagagatgtcaCCGAGCACTCACGCTTGTGAGACGCGTGCCGGCGAGGAAGACCTCGTATTCACTATTAAAGAAACACACACGGATcaaaacatgaaacaaaaaaaaacgtttcTATCTAAATAGGATAAGTAAAAGAAGATAAGAGGGAAGCTGCTTACACGAAAATGCCGAATGGAGACATAATTTGCTGACCAGGCTCGTCATCAAATTCACCATCAGAAGGAGGCTGCATGGGATAGAAAAGGCGGTCGAAGACTGCCCTGTGCTTCTGGTACACATCCATACGTTTAGCAGACTCAAGACGGAAAGGTTCCTGGTCCTGAACACGCATGAGACTTACTTATTAAAGATGAAGCCAAGTAAAAATCACCATCCATAAGACAAGAACAAAAGACAACTTACAGTCTGGACATGAAGGTCCCTTTTTTCCCACAAGCAGTTAAAGCAGCAACTAAAGTTCTGTCCTTGGTGCGTCTCGCCTTGGCATAGGGTTTAAGGAATTCCTCCCTGTAGAGGGATCATaaaagagtatatatatatatatataaccaaataAAGAAATAGCAAATGGAAGAAGAGTGATTACATAAAAACGAGATAAGGAGCTGGCAGCCTTGGTATTGAAGGAGAGCTCAGGGACACACTATCATACAATCAAGGAATGCATCAGGAAACAAGGATCTAGGAAGCAGACAACTCCTCCTTGCAAGTTCTATGGAGTCTTACTTGGAAAAGTCGTAATCTCCTATTGCTCTGATGATCAATAGAAACCTAGCAAAAGATTAAGACAAAACTGAGCAAAGAGGCATAAAAGAACACATCAAAACAATTAGGTCAAGGCTTACTTGGATATTGGAGTCGAGTCATCTCCTCCTTCCGCTATACGTGTTGCATCTACTCCTTCCACAGTGGAGACAACCCTAGCAAgcaagcgagagagagagagagagagagagaatcttaAGCGAAAACATCTAACCATAGTGTCAATAGGGGAAATCCTTACCGGACAAAAGGAAGATGCAGGCACCTAATTAACGAACGAACAAGTAAGAAGCGAACAGAATCAATCAAGCAAGAGAGAAAGCCAGGTAAAATAAACGATCCGATCTATGGAGGAGGCGAGTCTTACATGGAGTCAACATCTATCAAGAGgaacctagagagagagagagagagaaagacaaCAGTAAGCACAGAGGCAAAACAGAAcacatcaaataaaaaaaacatttaggtCAAGGCCTACTTGGATATTGGAGTCGAGTCATCTCCTCCTACCTTTATACGATATGCATTTACAACCAGGGTCGAGCCATCCCTAGCAAAcaagtaagagagagagagagagagagagagagagagagaggagagagagagagaggagagagagagaggagagagagagagagagagagagagagaggagagagagagaagaggagagagagagagagagagagagagagagagagacgagagagagagagagagagagagtcttaAGCAAAAACAATAAAGGATCTATGGAGGAGGAGAGTCTTACTTGGACGCTGCTTCCACAATCGGATTATCATTCTCACTTGCTTCCACGGTCGAGCCATCCCTAGCAAACAAGTAAGAGAGAGAACATCAAACAAGCAAGCAAGCCACAAAAATAAAGGATCTATGGAGGATATTAAGCAAAAACAAGCTCTTCAAACAAGCAACAAACCACACAAAAATAAAGGATCTATGGAGGATCTTAAGCAAAAACAGGCGCATCAAACAAGCAACAAAAATGTGGTGGTACAATGTTAAATAGATTAGCTCAGATCAGCTAAAGAATACACATATCAAAACGAAAGGACTTTATAAGTAAGGGAAGTACAAAGTTTAAACAGGTTTATCAAACAAGCAAGCCAGAAAAATAAACAGGTTCATCAAACAAGCAAGCAAGCCACACAAAAATAAAGGATCTATGGAGGAGGCGAGTCTTACTTGGGCTCTGGTTCCACAGCCGGAGTCTCGCTACCTTCCACGGTCGAGCCAAACCTAGCCAGCAAGTAAGAGTGAGAGAGGATCTTAAACAGGTTCATCGAATAAGCAACAAGCCACAACAATAAAGGATCTATGGAGGATCTGTAGCAGGTTCATCGAAAAAGCAACAAAACCACACAAAAAACAAAGGATCTATGGAGGATCTTAAGCAAAAACAATAAAGGAGATCTTGAGCAAAAAGGCGAACAAGTTCATCAAGCAATAAACGATGCGATCTATGGCGGAGGAGAGTCTTACTTGGACTCTGCTTCCACAATCGGAGTCTCAGTTCCTTCCACGTTCGAGCCAAACCTAGCAAGCACGTGAGagggagagagtgagagagagagagaccttaAGCGAAAAGTAAGAAACGAACAGAATCATCAAGCAAGAAAAAATAATCGATGAGGCGAGTCTTACTTGGATTCTGGTTCCACGATCGGAGTCGCACTTCCTTCCATGATCGCAAGCAAGAAAAGCTGAGAGGCGAGATGAGATTGTACGGTTTGGAGTCGGAGATGAGCGAGAGGAGGAAGATCTTAGGGTTTCTTGCTTTTGCAAGTGTGGGAGGGTTTTATACGAGAGagagatatatatttattttggtgtGAATTTCATTTTCCAACCAATGGCAGCGCATTCCTTCCCCTCCAAGGCCAAGGCCAGGCCAAGGCCAAGGCCAAGGCCAAGGCCATTCTCTCAAACAGATGAGACAAAAAgtactttattttgtttttcaaactatatactataataaaatCTACACAAATAAGACGAGATGATAAATAGGTCATTTTCGTGTTACTGAATTTTAGAGATCGAGAAACCAAGAAATCTCAGCCTAgaacacagaaaaaaaatacagaaagagagagaaagagagacgcAGAGAGATGAAAGTGACTTGAGGGTTGCCTTATTtatattgattgtttttaataaatgctTCTTCTTTATTTCCTATTTTATAGGCCTGGGAATTAAGAGGTTAATCGTTCCTTAATTGCAGCTaaatctcttctttctttttttttttatatttagacATTCTAGGCccaatcaaataaattttttttttttttatttatagacaTTCCTGAATGAATGTTTCCTTTTTATCCCCTTTCCAATTTTAGAGGCCGGGAATTAGATGGTTAATTACAGTCAAATCTTTTATTTATAGCCACTCTACATATGCTTTGACTTTTGACTAGGCTTCATATGTATCTATTTTCGAAATGCCCATGTCTGCTGGGTTAGATAAGCCCTtccaaatctcttagttgtagaCAGGGATCAACCAGTATAAAAAACTAACAGAGGTCCAGTGTGGTAAAATGTGTATTTAACCTTCTTTAacttaatacatttttattaaatgtcaCAGTTAGATCGCA encodes the following:
- the LOC125600443 gene encoding uncharacterized protein LOC125600443, whose amino-acid sequence is MEGSATPIVEPESKFGSNVEGTETPIVEAESKFGSTVEGSETPAVEPEPKDGSTVEASENDNPIVEAASKDGSTLVVNAYRIKVGGDDSTPISKFLLIDVDSMCLHLPFVRVVSTVEGVDATRIAEGGDDSTPISKFLLIIRAIGDYDFSNVSLSSPSIPRLPAPYLVFMEEFLKPYAKARRTKDRTLVAALTACGKKGTFMSRLLMRVQDQEPFRLESAKRMDVYQKHRAVFDRLFYPMQPPSDGEFDDEPGQQIMSPFGIFVEYEVFLAGTRLTSFNGSFGKWNSMSAEDKYRDVNYHESSSDGSSEETEYFRPTNGLLVYL